The genomic stretch GTATCTGGTGCCCTGCAGGCTGCAATACCACCTGGTGCCGTTTGCCACAAGAACTTTGAAAATTCTACCAGCGTGTATGATGCAGCAAAGTGTGCAGACTTGCAAGCCAACTGGCAGGTTGAACAAGTCCTGTATGTCTTATCATCTGAACAACAACGTTGAAGACAATGCTAACGTTATCCTAGGGTTGATGACCCAATTGCCGGACTGTGGCCGTTCAAGACCAACAACACCTGCTTACCGACCAACAACCCGTCTGAGCCCTGCTCCAGGGGTTTTTACGGGCGCTATGTAATCGTGGCGACCACGAAGGAACAAATCAGGGCAGGCGTGAACTTTTCACGAGAGCGCAACCTTCGTCTGATTATCCGTAATACCGGCCATGACTTCATGTGAGAATTATATCTGGTTATCCTTCCATGTAGGGAAGAAGACTAATGTAGCATAAGGGGCCGTTCGACCGGTTACGGGTCCCTCATTATCAATACTCACCACTTCAAGGAGGTCAAGTTTCTCAAGAAGTACACTGGACCTGGCGACTGGACAGGTAGTGCGGCTATCGTTGGTGCTGGCGTTCAGGGTCGTGAGCTCTTCCGTCAATGCTTTGCTCAGAGCCCCAAAGTCGTCATTGTTGGTGGGGAGTGCCCGGTATGTTGATAAGCTGGATACCATTATTCCAATCGCTAAACCCTCATAGACTGTCGGTTGGGGCGGTGGCTATATTCAAGGCGGTGGTCACGGTCCGCTTTCTGGCATATACGGTATGGGAGCTGACAATGTGCTTTCCTTTGACGCCATCACTGCCGAAGGAAAATACGTTACTGCCAACGCGAAGGAAAACTCTGATCTCTTCTGGGCTCTCAAGGGCGGCGGTCCCAGTTCTTTTGCGGTTGTCGTCGCCATCACGGTGAAGACGTTCCCCGAGGTTCCCACGGCTGGCACGATCCTCAATATTAACTCGACGCACACCAACGACACGGAACTGTTTGCCAAGGGCGTTCATATCTTCCACAACCTGGCGAATCACTACGCTGACCATGGAATGTTCGTGTATTTTGAACTTGGCCCAGGCCCTCAGGTCCTTCACATTGCTCCATTCGTCGGCCCCAACATGACCGGAAGCCAGCTTGCCGCTGTTCTCGCACCACTATACGAACAACTAGACGCAGCCAAGGTGCCTTATGATGCGCACACAAAGGCCTTCCCCACCTTCTTCGAAATGTACATTGACCTGTTCGAAGACGAGCCAGCAAACCGTCAATCCATTGTAGGGGGTCGTCTCTTCACACAGGCTGATATTACCAGCCATGGGGATGAGATTGCAGATGTCCTCATCTATGCAGCAATGCCAGAGCCCACCCAACTCGGGTTTAACGTCGGCCATATTGTTAATCCCGGGCGTGCATACCCCAAAGTAGACAACGCCATCAATCCTGCCTGGCGCAACGCCAGCAGTTTCGTCATTACGAATATCGTCATGGAGGGCACTGAACCATGGACGGTCAAGAAGGAGCGCGAGAAGTTCAACACCAATGTTGTGGGCAAGAGGCTGAGAGACGCCTCACCCAATGGAGCGAGCTACGTCAATGAAGGTGATCTCAATGAGCCCAACTGGCAAGAGGCGTACTGGGGCAGCAATTACGCGAGGCTGTTGAAGATTCGCCAGAAGTGGGATCCTAATGGTGTCTTCTTTACTGAGACTACGCCAGGGACGGAGAACTGGAGTGTGCTTGACTATGGTACGAAGCTGTGCAAAAAAACCAGTGCGTAGGCGGGGAAGTGGTATTGATTGTGGTGCATGTCATACGGGAGCGAACCTTGTTGAAGCGTATGCATATTGATTGCCTCAGGTATGACGCGACGACTGATACGCGTGTATATGGCGTGATGACTGCGTATCTGCATGTTCTGCGCCCAAGATTGTCAACGTAACCCGAGATGAATGTGATGCGGTTGAAATGGTGAGAGTTCAAGCACTTCTGTGTTCTATACCTAGGTGGAGCAGTGAGACCAAAAGCTGGGCAAGCAGCCCGGGGGAGAGCGGGAGCGATGACGAAAGAGTCGCGTTTTTCGCTAATCGGTAACGGGCTTAGCAGCAAGTTCACCTTCACAAGCCAATGTATCCTAACTACCAACAACCATCCCAATTCCTTGCAACCCCTCAGCTGTGTAGTCCCCCGCTTAAGACGCCAACTATTCCGCTTCGATTACGCAGATCCATTAGCGACACCATCGGATACAAAACCGTCTACGGTCCTACGGTCCGACGATCCGAAGAATCATCGCATTCCGAAGAATCCCATCAGGCTCCTATTCACCATCGCGAAGACCCGATTAGACGTTTGCCACCATTGCGCAGCCCACATCTCGCCCGAGAACACATGCCACGCGCATGCCGAACCTCTCTCCGAGTCCCGTTAATGTCGATTGAATGCCTCCCGTCCTGAATCCCTTCTTACGGGCTTTCTTCCGTAGCGCACTCCCCAGCCAGTGCCAGCCGGCGCAGCATCACGTAGGGTGCCTGGATAAGCCACGGGCAAGAGCGCAGTTGCTGACGTTGTATGCTATAGGTACTTCTTGTCCCGACGACCGAAGTTCTCCTCACATCGCGCGACAAGGAATCGAATACCTCGTACGTTGACCTCAGCGGCTCTGAAGACTTCCTCGCAAGCCATGTGTTACGTGTGCCAGGGGGCGTGGGACCGAACAACCATGTCAAGGATGCAGGCACTTTTAGGGAGACAAGAGGCAAGGCCAAGCAGTTCACAACGGCCAATGGTCGGACGGTGATTGTCAAGGACGCCTTCATCTACAGCAATAAAGGCTTCAAGACACTCAACCAAGCGCAGCTCCTTAGCGACACCATCTTCTACCCTGATTCCTTCGATGCGCAGCCTTGGCTGGTATACTTCATTTCCCGGCCACTCATAGGCACCTTTGACCCAAACCCGATAATACCGGCTACACTACACGTCAAGAAGGATGCCGCGCCAGCACCTCCACCTGCGGGGAGCTCAGCCATGGCTGTCAGCTCGTCAATGCCGCGGAAGAAGGACGTCAAGTCGTTCAGCGACCTCTTGAACCACTTTCCCATGATCGCCCGCCAGATGCAGCCAGGCCTGGAGAGGCTGTTCAAGGAGTTTGGCAAGGAATTAGAGAAGCCGCTACCAGTTACACCTACACAACGATCAAGACGTTCGTCCATGAGCTCGCGAGCCAGCCAGCGGAGACGAGGCTCGGCATCATCAGCGGAGACGGCACCACTGTCCATTCATAGCAGCATGTCGCAGGGCCCGAATGGCTTCATATCGAACCTAGAGATCAGCGACGAAGAAGACCAGATGCGAAGATCGCTCGAGACTGCTGTAACGGCAGCGATTGATCTGTTTCAAATGGTCGATAAGCAGCAGTTGTCACTTTTGGGCGCGACTACAGACTTGACGGGCCCTATCGTCGAGCGCATGATTGAGCGATACATTGCCGAGCAAGTGCACAATACCATCCTGTTCCCGCGAATCCAACAAATACGCATGCTGGAGGATGCCGAACTCGAGCGCCGAACGCGACAAATGATGGACATCGACATATCGCAGGTTGGCATTGATATTGGACACGGTCGCAAGGGCAAACAAGAGCTGGCTATACGGTTGTCGAAAGCCGTGGACAAGTTCAAGAGAATGGGCGTTGCAGGCAGTCCTCAAGAAATGCTGGAAATACTCCTCACAGTGCAGAAGCATATCACGATGCCGGATGAGCAACAGGAAAAGACCATGGCGAACGGAGAGCAACTCTCCGAGAAGCAAGATCACTTGCTCACTATCAATGCAGATACACTCGTCTCACTATTGCTCATAGTAGTCATTCGAGCGCCGGTACGGCATCTGCAGGCACGACTGTCCTACATGCGCCATTTCATCTTCATTGACGATGTCGAAAGCGGCGAAATGGGCTACGCCCTCAGCACATTTGAAGCTGTTTTGTCGTATCTGACAACAGACTCTGGAGGCTTACGAAGAGCAAGTCGACGTAACAGGGCACTGTGGCATGCCACCAAGACGGGTGATCTTGCGACCATGCAAGGCATCCTTGAACCTGACAGGTCTTTCCATGCAGACATGGACAGCTTCTCTTCAGATGAGAGCGACACTCCACCAAGACATCGCCCAGTCAGATTCGCAGCAAGTCTATCAGAGCTACGCTCTCCGGGAGGAACCATCACGAACGGGGATCATGAGCCACGGTCAAGATCAAGTCGTTCACATTCATCTCGCGAGAACGGGGTCATTGAGGACGGACCACTAGCACACATCTTTCCCTTCCAGCGAGCTCAGACACCGCCGCTACCCGACAGACCAAAGATGAAGAAGCGGGTATCAATGGACACGAGAAGTATGTCGAGTGGCTCGGCGCGCTCATTCCGATCTCGTACAACACTCGATTCGCGTGTTAGCGCTATTGAAGGCGATGTCTCGATAGAGAAGCTCACTATGACACAAGGGCCTGATGGCGAGTCACTGCTCATGATGGCTATTGAGAACAAGCAAGATAGGGCACTACAATACCTGCTCAGCCTTACAGAGTTCTATACTCCTTCACTCATCTTTGAAGACTACAACAATGAAGGTACCAACCTTTTGAGCGCAGCAATACAGCTCGGCCATGCCAAGACGACAGACACAATTCTCAATTACATACTGGAGAATAGTCCAAGTCCTGATGTATTGAGAGACTACCTAGCAAGGCCAGATGCAAAGGGTAGGTGTGTGGCGCACTATCTGTTCAATCAGCCACGTCTCATCGATCGTATCGGGCATCTCCTGCCTTGGCGGTTAAAGGATAAGAATGGGCAGACGCCAGTCTTTGCTCTCTGCAGATCTTACGATCACGATCAGTACCACGACATGGTAGACAAGGCGTTACTAGCCGCGACGCATGATCAAGATGACGGGCAGCCGCTGCATCTCGATGAGCACGTCGATAATAAGGGCAACAGCCTACTGCACATCATCACTGATCCGCAGCTAGCAGCAAGATTGCTTTACCGCTGCGATTCAGATGCTAATGCGACCAACGACCGTCAATTTACCCCGCTCATGGTAGCCAGCAAATATGGACGCACAGACATGGTGCGTGTGTTCTTCCAAGACCCGAGAGTAGACTTGTCTTACAGAGACGCGCGTGGCCTTACGGCTGTCGAGCTTGCCAAAGACGACGAGGTTCGCAATCGTATTGATGATCTTGTTCTCTTGTCCAATGAAGCCGGACCTGACGGGCGAACTACGACTGTCGTTCGCTCATTTTTCGTGGAAGATGGAACTGTACGCCTTGTATTGAAGTCTGGAGCACCCAATGACAACAACACAATCACGGTCACGACATGCCGTCGGTCATCGCAGGATTTTGAGAACCTTGGAAAGTGGCTTGCACAGGAGCATCCTGCGTCGTGGCTACCCGTCATACACAACCTAGCGTCACCCTACCTCATACCGTCAAGACCTTCAAGATCAATACTGCGCGATGTGCAGCTTCGGCTCGACGCATTTCTCAAAATCCTACTCAAGCACCCCACCTTTTCGACACACGAGTTGGTATGGGAGTTCTTCCTCGTCCCTGACATTGACTCGTCCATGCTCGCAGAACGCTCAGCACGCAAGGCTGAGTTGCGTGTCGAGCGCCTCCGCGAAGAATACGCTCCGATATACGATGTCCGTGAAGTGGAACTCTTCGTCCAGCACATGCGTGAAAATATCCGTGCTTTACATCATGCCTCAAGGTCTGTCCTCCGGCGCGCAAACAAGGTTCGGTCTGCGGCATCAGATCTCAATGATGCAGCCAAGATTGCCAATACCGCTCTGCATTCTGTCACTTTCCTGCCAGAGAAGCATCTGAGAGCGCTCGAACGCTACACAAAGACGCTGAACCAAAGCGAAGCAAGTCCGATGGCAGGCTTCTACTACTCGATGCATGCCATCTCCAGCACAATTAACGCCATCTTGACCTCACTGGCCCGTCCTTCGACCCTCATAACCGCCATGTCGACGGCACAGAAAGCCATCGATCGTCATAACCTTTCTGTCCGCCGCTCTGATCGATGGCCACTCGGTCTTCTCGATGACGCCCGATCTAGAGTCCAGAGAGATGCCCAAGAGAAGATGGATAAAAGTAAACTTGAGCTTGAAGACCTTGGCAGGGAGCTGAGGTACACGCAGCAGGTTGTTGCGCAAGAACTTGCGAGTTGGCAGGAGAATAGAGTGGAGACGGGGAGGTCAGCACTCAAGGAGTTGGCTAGGAAgatgtgcgttgtcgagaAGGCTCGGCTGGAGAGTATGAAGAGAGCAGTTAGAGAACTGGGCATCGGGATCCCAAGGGCGAAATTAGGTAATGGGCATATCAACGGTGTCCAGACAAATGGCGTTCATAAGCCGGTGAATATCAATATGGGCTTGTCAGAGGCAGTGCTTGAACAAAGCAAACTCGACAACATTGCGCCTGGACTAGGCGCCGTCGAGGATCCAGAATGCGAGGGCATGATCTTATCCAACGGAAAAGCTCCCGCGGAGGACGCACCTCCTGCCGATGAGCTCGCGCAAGAAGCCCTGGAGCCACCACCGAGCACCGCAAACGGCTCGGCTTGATTCATCTACCCTTTTTCTTATAATTCTCAATGTATAACTCCTTCACTTGAAACTTCTTATTTCGATTTTTTTCATCGGATAGATGGCGTACACAGATGTAATGTGTGGGAATCAGGAAGGGTATTGGAGGTATATATATCAGCGACGGCGTTCGATCTGAATGTTTGTGGG from Pyrenophora tritici-repentis strain M4 chromosome 1, whole genome shotgun sequence encodes the following:
- a CDS encoding GlcD, FAD-FMN-containing dehydrogenase; this translates as MGRFSLLASLLLATNGVLCATWLGEVKKLDGVDYQCKCYSDNACWPTNKDWEKLNQTVSGALQAAIPPGAVCHKNFENSTSVYDAAKCADLQANWQVEQVLVDDPIAGLWPFKTNNTCLPTNNPSEPCSRGFYGRYVIVATTKEQIRAGVNFSRERNLRLIIRNTGHDFMGRSTGYGSLIINTHHFKEVKFLKKYTGPGDWTGSAAIVGAGVQGRELFRQCFAQSPKVVIVGGECPTVGWGGGYIQGGGHGPLSGIYGMGADNVLSFDAITAEGKYVTANAKENSDLFWALKGGGPSSFAVVVAITVKTFPEVPTAGTILNINSTHTNDTELFAKGVHIFHNLANHYADHGMFVYFELGPGPQVLHIAPFVGPNMTGSQLAAVLAPLYEQLDAAKVPYDAHTKAFPTFFEMYIDLFEDEPANRQSIVGGRLFTQADITSHGDEIADVLIYAAMPEPTQLGFNVGHIVNPGRAYPKVDNAINPAWRNASSFVITNIVMEGTEPWTVKKEREKFNTNVVGKRLRDASPNGASYVNEGDLNEPNWQEAYWGSNYARLLKIRQKWDPNGVFFTETTPGTENWSVLDYGTKLCKKTSA
- a CDS encoding VPS9 domain protein, which gives rise to MPPVLNPFLRAFFRSALPSQCQPAQHHVLLVPTTEVLLTSRDKESNTSYVDLSGSEDFLASHVLRVPGGVGPNNHVKDAGTFRETRGKAKQFTTANGRTVIVKDAFIYSNKGFKTLNQAQLLSDTIFYPDSFDAQPWLVYFISRPLIGTFDPNPIIPATLHVKKDAAPAPPPAGSSAMAVSSSMPRKKDVKSFSDLLNHFPMIARQMQPGLERLFKEFGKELEKPLPVTPTQRSRRSSMSSRASQRRRGSASSAETAPLSIHSSMSQGPNGFISNLEISDEEDQMRRSLETAVTAAIDLFQMVDKQQLSLLGATTDLTGPIVERMIERYIAEQVHNTILFPRIQQIRMLEDAELERRTRQMMDIDISQVGIDIGHGRKGKQELAIRLSKAVDKFKRMGVAGSPQEMLEILLTVQKHITMPDEQQEKTMANGEQLSEKQDHLLTINADTLVSLLLIVVIRAPVRHLQARLSYMRHFIFIDDVESGEMGYALSTFEAVLSYLTTDSGGLRRASRRNRALWHATKTGDLATMQGILEPDRSFHADMDSFSSDESDTPPRHRPVRFAASLSELRSPGGTITNGDHEPRSRSSRSHSSRENGVIEDGPLAHIFPFQRAQTPPLPDRPKMKKRVSMDTRSMSSGSARSFRSRTTLDSRVSAIEGDVSIEKLTMTQGPDGESLLMMAIENKQDRALQYLLSLTEFYTPSLIFEDYNNEGTNLLSAAIQLGHAKTTDTILNYILENSPSPDVLRDYLARPDAKGRCVAHYLFNQPRLIDRIGHLLPWRLKDKNGQTPVFALCRSYDHDQYHDMVDKALLAATHDQDDGQPLHLDEHVDNKGNSLLHIITDPQLAARLLYRCDSDANATNDRQFTPLMVASKYGRTDMVRVFFQDPRVDLSYRDARGLTAVELAKDDEVRNRIDDLVLLSNEAGPDGRTTTVVRSFFVEDGTVRLVLKSGAPNDNNTITVTTCRRSSQDFENLGKWLAQEHPASWLPVIHNLASPYLIPSRPSRSILRDVQLRLDAFLKILLKHPTFSTHELVWEFFLVPDIDSSMLAERSARKAELRVERLREEYAPIYDVREVELFVQHMRENIRALHHASRSVLRRANKVRSAASDLNDAAKIANTALHSVTFLPEKHLRALERYTKTLNQSEASPMAGFYYSMHAISSTINAILTSLARPSTLITAMSTAQKAIDRHNLSVRRSDRWPLGLLDDARSRVQRDAQEKMDKSKLELEDLGRELRYTQQVVAQELASWQENRVETGRSALKELARKMCVVEKARLESMKRAVRELGIGIPRAKLGNGHINGVQTNGVHKPVNINMGLSEAVLEQSKLDNIAPGLGAVEDPECEGMILSNGKAPAEDAPPADELAQEALEPPPSTANGSA